The window AGGGTGGACGGCCGTGAATACTTTCATTGCGGCAACTTCGTTAGCCTTCATCTTCCACAGTCTTTTCAAGTGGCCACTCTTTGGTCATCCGGGTGGAAACCTTGGGATGATTGTCGGAATTGGCATTATGAGTGTCCTGCACATTTTGAGTATCGTGGCGGGGCAACGTTCCGTGCAGTTAGTGGAACGGATTGGAGTCGTGTTGGTCATCATCTTTGTGATTTTAGAAACGGTTGTGGTCTTTAAGAACGTTTCGTTGACCGATTTGTTGCATTACCGGATTCCAGCAGCACAAAAAATGCCGTTTGGATTAGGGATTGATACCATCGCCGCTGCTAGTCTAGGTTGGGTGACCGGCGCTGCTGACTTTACCCGATTCACCCGGAAGAAACACGTAGCCATTAGCGCTCCGTTCTGGGGAGCCTTGCTTGGACTGCTGAGTTTCACGCTGATTGGGATTTGTACCACAATTAGCGTAGCCATGACGTCTGGAAGTTACGATCCGAACAACTCTGACCCTAGTATCATTGCCAACAAGCTTGGTCTCGGTTTCATCGCTATGATCGTGATTGTCTTGACCAGTATGACGGCCAACGCGGTTAACATTCAGGCTGGGGCTTCCGCTTTGAACAACGTCTTTCACAAGGTCAGCTTCAACAAGTCGTTGGTCATCATCACGCTTGTTTCCATGTTATTAACCTTTGTGCCATTGTTAAACGGAAGTTTCTTAGCATCCTTCACGTCCTTCCTGGACTACACGGGAATGTTACTCGGACCCATCATCGCCATCATGTGTGTCGATTACTTCCTCTTAAACCGGAAGAATTACACGCCGCAAACTTTGTCTAATCCGAAAGGACAACTTTGGTACCAGGGTGGTTACAACGTGATTGCGATTGTGACGCTGGTCTTGGGCGTGATTTTGTACCTGGTTTTGAAGAACATGCCGGTCATTAAAGAGACCGTCGGCGCTACGTTCATTTCGATGATTTTCTCCGCCATTGTCTACTACGGATTGTCCCGTGGTTTTGGCCTAGAAAAAAATACGAAGTAGTAAGAAAAAATATGTTATAATAAGTGCAGAATAAAAAGTTGGGGTGCCACGAGCTGAGATTAAACCCATTGAACCTGATGTAGTTAGGACTGCCGCAGGGAACGATTATCGCGTTTGAAAAGCCGATTGTTACTAGTGCAATCATGAATTCGTTTTTCAAAGCACTCAGCCGTGGTTGAGTGCTTTTTATTATGGCTAAATTATAAAAGGAGGACGAAATTATGAAACACTGGGTATCGGAAT of the Fructilactobacillus cliffordii genome contains:
- a CDS encoding purine-cytosine permease family protein, which codes for MLNNSKYAFRVIPQDERNMNYWDMFATWFGANANNGTWFIGGVVAACGLIGGTTATLIAGVLAYIFLSMLGYVGYQTGATTTVLSRGSFGIRGSIIPSLINITLFLGWTAVNTFIAATSLAFIFHSLFKWPLFGHPGGNLGMIVGIGIMSVLHILSIVAGQRSVQLVERIGVVLVIIFVILETVVVFKNVSLTDLLHYRIPAAQKMPFGLGIDTIAAASLGWVTGAADFTRFTRKKHVAISAPFWGALLGLLSFTLIGICTTISVAMTSGSYDPNNSDPSIIANKLGLGFIAMIVIVLTSMTANAVNIQAGASALNNVFHKVSFNKSLVIITLVSMLLTFVPLLNGSFLASFTSFLDYTGMLLGPIIAIMCVDYFLLNRKNYTPQTLSNPKGQLWYQGGYNVIAIVTLVLGVILYLVLKNMPVIKETVGATFISMIFSAIVYYGLSRGFGLEKNTK